In the genome of Hevea brasiliensis isolate MT/VB/25A 57/8 chromosome 14, ASM3005281v1, whole genome shotgun sequence, the window cacatggcattatgccattctgtgatttcatggcttttagccattctgacattgtgttgagacttggctttgtgcctaatgttattacagcttattagttattctgttgcacaccgtgagacacaatgtgaccgatggtatgatggccgaggtacttagtacccagtgtcggtttactcgtttatccagtccagtcaactagtatggtttactcgggcaatgacaataaaccttactaaattttaattgaataatactgtaaacaatatcagaaattaagtctactaaaaaatgtaaacatacatactgcatacttatttttattatattttattatattttattttattttatattgtcaccactaaacagaattgcttagcgcatcgcttttaccacgcgcaggtactggagacctagctagtgagcccagcagacatcagaccgggtgagtcttcagatttgaatccggagtccagaggcacctcacatctgcagtgcatatgataggatattaggatttcgggggtagcattttgtattttgcattttgtattaattttggtCTGTAacaataaactcttgaaattatgtaacaatgtaaatatatgaaatttcatgttattgaaattttctgtataatgtatgttgataaatgaaatgttgagaaatataaatgtgctttcagtgatgatttgaacagaaaagaaaagtttctgaaaatagtattgagattttgagattgagttgagaaatgtgtgtataatggagtttggatttggaaattatattggaagtgtttttaagcaggttcagaagaactgtttttttcaatttacaatcggcattctgtcgaattttctataaaatttgtagaaaaattcagatttatcaaaaattataaattaattaattaaaagggataaattgtaattgaaacatgaattggtgctccgacacactgaatGGCATAACTTACCTGGTTACACTGTAAGcgaataaggggtgtcacattcatGGAGAAACTCACCTTCTGTTGTGTGTTGCTTCTCTCTTTTGGGGCGATATCTCGCGCGAGATTTCTCGACGATCGTTTCCCTCTACTGTTATCTACTTGGACTTTTCCCTCCGTTCATGCCGAGAAGCTGATTCGGAAGCTTAACCTCTTCCCGGAGAAGGGTGTCCACATCGTACGCGACGGCGATGCTTCTCTTCTTGACGGAAGGAAGAGGATCGTCGAGAAACGGTTTATGTTTCCGAATGTCGTTGACGACGAGTATGGTGAAGTCTCTGTAAAGGATTTGGGCCACCATGCCGGTTATTATAAGATTGCGAACTCTCACGCGGCCAGGTCGGTTTTTTTACTGGTGAATTTCGGATAggaattgaaattttattttattttcacagGGCTTTTGTCTTGGTAATCCTGGAAAGTTGTTTAAATTTTCTTTCTTGGAGTCCGAAATTGTGTCATAGGTAagactaatttattaattagtctgtccggcttttttttttttaaatgtaaaatttagTTATAATCCCGTTAACAGACGTCCAAAATCTCCGTtaattttcattataattatgaaaaatatttaatatttttataaaatatttaattatttaaatataaaataaataatcacttaaataattttgttaataaaaaaatattttaagactaAATTGATGGAACTAAGGTTGACAATAAATTTAGAATGCAAGGAGAATTAAACCCTAAGGGGTTAAatagttataaattaaaaaaaaaaatagagattgATCAGGGACTAATTTGTAAATTACCCCATAGATAATTAGTTGATGTCATCACGGATGTTAGCTGAATTTGAAGTTTAAGCAGTTTGGTTAGAATCAGCTATTGATTAAAATGAATTTTAGGTACTTCATTGATTCAGAAACATCTTGTCTGTGGATTCAATTAATGCTCTGACCTATGCCCATTTGTGATTTTTGGTAGGATGTTCTA includes:
- the LOC110637094 gene encoding serine carboxypeptidase-like 49, which codes for MEKLTFCCVLLLSFGAISRARFLDDRFPLLLSTWTFPSVHAEKLIRKLNLFPEKGVHIVRDGDASLLDGRKRIVEKRFMFPNVVDDEYGEVSVKDLGHHAGYYKIANSHAARMFYFFFESRNSRKDPVVILLTGGPGCSSELAMFYENGPFTIADNMSLAWNPYGWDQLKMVYFILFGHMLALRVYCHGSNRPSSLSSVNDP